A stretch of Lathyrus oleraceus cultivar Zhongwan6 chromosome 6, CAAS_Psat_ZW6_1.0, whole genome shotgun sequence DNA encodes these proteins:
- the LOC127098672 gene encoding protein ABC transporter 1, mitochondrial has protein sequence MSSTRDLARVFNGLSLIANEFAKRSLPATTSDFETLIKTALISVTNISGITKGKVRRYSQPQPSPSNTAHASSSSSSDSPSVVVFSDHASSPHDSTPPPPSPAPASATIETVTSSGISADASSEANSPVEPSEATVCTVAVSESEVMSSSETLKQSATTSAEVPLRKRRPRERRVPSTPFTRALGFAGLGAGLAWGTVQESVKRLAYGTPTLQGNQSALSPYLSEKNAERLALALCRMRGAALKIGQMLSIQDESLVPPPILAALEIVRQGADVMPKSQLNQVLNAELGPDWSSKLHSFDYEPLAAASIGQVHRAVMKDGFQVAMKIQYPGVADSIESDIENVKLLLNYTNLIPEGLYLDRAIKVAKEELSRECDYKLEAANQKRFRDLLAGTEGLYVPIVRDDTSSRRVLTTELVHGIPIDKVALLDQETRNYIGTKLLELTLMELFVFRFMQTDPNWGNFLYNEATNTINLIDFGAARDFPKSFVDDYLRMVVACANGDSDGVIEMSKRLGFLTGMESDVMLDAHVQAGFIVGLPFSKPGLYDFRSTNITQSLSHLGATMLKHRLTPPPDEAYSLHRKLSGAFLACIKIGAVVPCRELLLEMYKHHKFGEVNEELLSSGSMSA, from the exons ATGTCATCGACGAGAGACCTCGCCAGAGTCTTCAATGGCCTCTCCTTAATCGCAAACGAATTCGCCAAACGTTCTTTACCCGCCACAACCTCAGATTTCGAAACCCTAATTAAAACCGCTCTTATCTCTGTCACCAACATCTCCGGCATCACTAAAGGAAAGGTTCGCCGATACTCCCAACCTCAACCCTCTCCTTCTAACACCGCACAcgcttcttcttcttcttcttccgATTCTCCTTCCGTTGTTGTTTTCTCCGACCATGCTTCTTCTCCACATGATTCAACACCACCACCTCCATCTCCAGCACCAGCATCAGCAACCATAGAAACAGTAACAAGCAGTGGGATTTCTGCCGATGCTTCTTCTGAAGCGAATTCTCCGGTAGAACCTTCCGAAGCAACTGTTTGTACCGTGGCGGTGAGCGAAAGTGAGGTTATGAGCTCTAGTGAAACGCTTAAGCAAAGTGCAACTACGAGTGCGGAAGTGCCGTTGAGGAAACGAAGACCCAGGGAGAGGAGGGTTCCCTCTACTCCATTTACTAGGGCTCTTGG GTTTGCTGGGCTAGGAGCTGGTCTTGCGTGGGGAACAGTTCAGGAATCTGTCAAGAGGCTTGCCTATGGTACACCTACTTTGCAAGGCAATCAATCTGCACTTTCCCCGTACTTGTCTGAAAAAAATGCCGAACGATTAGCTCTTGCACTTTGCAGAATGCGTGGAGCCGCACTCAAAATTGGGCAGATGTTGAGCATACAGGATGAGTCCCTTGTTCCTCCTCCG ATCCTGGCTGCATTAGAAATTGTTCGTCAGGGGGCAGATGTTATGCCAAAGAGCCAGCTTAATCAAGTTTTAAACGCTGAGTTAGGTCCTGATTGGTCATCGAAGTTGCATAGTTTTGATTATGAACCTTTAGCTGCTGCAAGTATTGGCCAG GTGCACCGAGCTGTCATGAAGGATGGCTTCCAAGTTGCAATGAAAATTCAATACCCTGGTGTTGCAGATAGCATTGAGAGTGACATTGAGAATGTGAAGCTTCTTTTAAACTACACAAATCTAATTCCTGAAGGACTTTATCTTGACAGAGCAATTAAG GTTGCCAAAGAAGAATTATCTCGTGAGTGTGATTACAAGTTGGAGGCAGCAAATCAGAAGCGATTCCGAGATCTTCTTGCTGGCACAGAAGGACTTTATGTTCCAATAGTTCGGGATGATACTTCAAGCAGAAGAGTATTAACTACGGAACTTGTTCATG GAATTCCAATTGACAAAGTGGCATTACTGGATCAGGAAACTCGTAATTATATTGGGACCAAGTTGTTAGAACTCACATTGATGGAGTTATTTGTATTCCGATTTATGCAG ACTGATCCTAATTGGGGTAATTTCTTATATAATGAAGCTACAAACACAATCAATCTTATTGATTTTGGAGCAGCACGAGATTTCCCAaaaagttttgttgatgattaTTTAAGGATG GTTGTAGCATGCGCAAATGGTGATAGTGATGGTGTCATTGAGATGTCTAAGAGGCTTGGGTTTCTCACTGGAATGGAATCTGACGTGATGCTAGATGCCCACGTACAAGCTGGTTTTATTGTGGGGTTGCCGTTCTCGAAACCTGGTTTATATGACTTCCGATCAACCAACATTACTCAAAGCCTTAGTCACCTTGGGGCAACAATGCTGAAGCACAGACTCACTCCTCCGCCTGATGAAGCCTACAGTCTGCACAGAAAACTTTCCGGTGCTTTTTTAGCATGCATCAAGATTGGTGCTGTTGTCCCTTGTAGAGAACTATTGCTTGAAATGTACAAGCATCATAAGTTTGGTGAAGTAAATGAAGAGTTATTATCTAGTGGCTCAATGTCTGCGTAG
- the LOC127098673 gene encoding pectin acetylesterase 12 encodes MRMKLLILFACLVSGFISSRSETLFSFSQNDVVSPNPLQQLMVNLTLIQGADSKGAVCLDGTLPGYHLDRGFESGANSWLIHLEGGGWCNTIRNCVYRKKTRRGSSNYMENQIPFTGILSNKPEENPDFFNWNRVKLRYCDGASFTGDSENEAAGLQFRGQKIWLAAIDELMSQGMHNAEQALLSGCSAGGLASILHCDEFQSLLPKSSKVKCFSDAGFFLDAIDVSGGRTLRNLFGGVVQLQEVQKNLPKNCLNKLDPTSCFFPQNLVEHVETPLFLLNTAYDVWQVQASLAPVTADPLGSWNDCKSNHANCSSSQIQFLQDFRNQMVDDLKDFSRPSQTGLFINSCFAHCQSERQETWFADDSPLLEDKPIAVAVGDWYFDREVVKSIDCPYPCDNNCHNLVFRRV; translated from the exons ATGAGAATGAAGCTGCTGATTTTGTTTGCATGCTTAGTTTCTGGGTTTATCTCCTCTAGATCTGAGACACTGTTTTCTTTCTCACAAAACGATGTCGTCTCACCTAATCCATTGCAACAACTTATGGTTAACCTCACTCTCATTCAAGGAGCTGATTCCAAAGGAGCTG TCTGTTTGGATGGGACATTGCCTGGTTACCATTTGGATCGTGGATTTGAATCTGGTGCAAATAGTTGGCTTATTCATCTTGAG GGAGGAGGATGGTGTAACACTATCAGAAACTGTGTGTATAGAAAAAAGACTCGTCGTGGTTCCTCAAACTACATGGAAAATCAAATACCATTCACAGGAATATTGAGTAATAAACCAGAAGAAAACCCTG ATTTCTTTAACTGGAATAGAGTCAAATTAAGGTACTGTGATGGAGCATCTTTTACAGGAGATAGTGAAAATGAG GCTGCAGGACTTCAGTTTCGAGGACAAAAAATATGGCTAGCTGCAATAGATGAATTAATGTCTCAAGGAATGCATAATGCCGAACAG GCCCTTCTCTCTGGATGTTCTGCGGGTGGCCTTGCATCCATACTACATTGTGATGAGTTCCAGAGCTTGTTACCAAAATCTTCCAAAGTGAAGTGTTTTAGTGATGCAGGATTTTTTCTAGATGC AATTGATGTATCTGGAGGACGCACATTGAGAAATCTGTTCGGAGGCGTAGTTCAGTTACAG GAAGTACAAAAAAATCTGCCAAAAAATTGTCTCAACAAACTGGACCCAACTTCG TGCTTCTTTCCTCAGAATTTGGTTGAACATGTTGAGACACCGTTGTTTCTACTCAACACGGCTTATGATGTGTGGCAG GTTCAAGCCAGTTTAGCCCCAGTGACAGCCGATCCTCTTGGCTCTTGGAATGACTGCAAATCAAACCATGCAAATTGTAGCTCGTCTCAAATTCAGTTCCTCCAAG ACTTCAGAAATCAAATGGTTGACGACCTGAAAGACTTCTCAAGACCGTCTCAAACTGGACTTTTCATAAATTCCTGTTTTGCTCATTGCCAGTCGGAGAGACAGGAGACATGGTTCGCGGATGACTCTCCTCTTCTCGAGGACAAG CCAATTGCAGTTGCTGTTGGAGACTGGTATTTCGACAGAGAAGTTGTAAAATCTATAGACTGTCCTTACCCTTGTGACAATAACTGCCATAATTTGGTGTTTAGAAGAGTATAA
- the LOC127095560 gene encoding extensin-like: MDWLPEHPPNFMKRQREPSKKSKKAKKVKLGETSASRPPVPLIESPSKSLPPHSRSVNLKQITSSLPQTIPSYTHYEPQPYTTKPPDTPTPNPPSPLFQKFNLSTITLPPSEADMINKPISLISSTPLSPPYYILSSDLEPSDPQSPTLAQLQARALATQQQPEPEATTPPPEQPIPSPSEQPQTPPSEQPQTPPSKQPPNPPPAQPTTPPSDTPIIPPSENIIIPTSQTPVDTNQTPPTSPSPDTEPETTFLTLEEAISLFVESSVEKIRSLSVSSSISDDSSIVRIH; the protein is encoded by the coding sequence ATGGATTGGCTGCCTGAGCAcccaccaaacttcatgaagagaCAACGAGAACCTTCTAAGAAGTCAAAGAAGGCCAAGAAAGTAAAACTGGGGGAAACTTCTGCGTCCAGACCTCCGGTCCCTCTGATTGAATCACCAAGTAAGTCTTTGCCTCCTCACTCTCGCTCTGTCAATTTAAAGCAAATTacttcttctcttccccaaaccaTCCCTAGCTACACTCATTATGAACCCCAACCCTATACCACTAAACCCCCTGATACTCCAACCCCTAACCCACCATCACCTCTGTTTCAAAAATTCAATCTCTCCACCATAACCCTACCACCTTCTGAAGCTGATATGATTAACAAACCCATCTCACTTATCTCTTCCACACCTTTATCTCCACCTTACTACATCTTATCATCTGACTTAGAACCCTCTGACCCTCAATCCCCCACACTGGCCCAACTTCAAGCTCGTGCTCTTGCCACACAACAACAACCTGAACCAGAAGCTACCACTCCACCACCTGAACAACCAATTCCATCACCATCTGAACAACCCCAAACACCACCATCTGAACAACCCCAAACACCACCATCTAAACAACCACCAAATCCACCACCTGCACAACCCACAACACCACCCTCTGATACTCCCATCATACCACCCTCTGAAAACATTATCATCCCTACCTCTCAGACTCCTGTTGACACCAACCAAACACCACCAACATCCCCATCCCCCGATACTGAACCAGAAACCACCTTCCTCACCCTAGAAGAAGCAATCTCTTTATTTGTTGAGTCTTCAGTGGAGAAGATAAGATCTCTATCTGTAAGCTCTAGTATCAGTGATGATTCCTCTATAGTGAGGATTCACTAG